A window of the Streptomyces albireticuli genome harbors these coding sequences:
- a CDS encoding TetR/AcrR family transcriptional regulator — protein MATTPTTEAAPARRKRVAKSPQDRRADILRAGAEVFAATGFTDARISDITTAAQIAKGTFYLHFETKDHLLGALWEEYVDTFVATTERILEETDADTTGAWWPAVDRLLTALIRHAADHAALHRIVYGSANARALELCKASNARVIDLMSAFVTRGAHAGAFTCQDPDWTFRMIYHAADGLLDDLINRPSPLDTPRITRSVLELPTAPSATPHPPRTGPEHPPRKRKRRRRTQAPGKPEEGEPGGAGVAGGARNPAGP, from the coding sequence ATGGCCACCACCCCCACCACCGAAGCGGCACCCGCACGGCGCAAACGCGTGGCCAAGAGCCCCCAGGACCGCAGGGCCGACATCCTGCGGGCCGGCGCCGAGGTCTTCGCCGCCACCGGCTTCACCGACGCCCGCATCAGCGACATCACCACCGCCGCACAGATCGCCAAGGGCACCTTCTACCTGCACTTCGAGACCAAGGACCACCTGCTGGGCGCCCTGTGGGAGGAGTACGTCGACACCTTCGTCGCCACCACCGAACGCATCCTTGAGGAAACGGACGCGGATACCACCGGCGCCTGGTGGCCGGCCGTCGACCGCCTCCTGACCGCTCTCATCCGCCACGCCGCCGACCACGCCGCCCTGCACCGCATCGTCTACGGCTCCGCCAACGCCAGAGCCCTGGAACTGTGCAAGGCGAGCAACGCCCGCGTCATCGACCTCATGTCCGCCTTCGTCACCCGCGGAGCCCACGCCGGCGCCTTCACCTGCCAGGACCCCGACTGGACGTTCCGCATGATCTACCACGCGGCCGACGGCCTCCTGGACGACCTCATCAACCGCCCCTCCCCTCTCGACACCCCCCGCATCACCCGCAGCGTCCTCGAACTCCCCACCGCGCCCTCGGCAACCCCACACCCGCCGCGGACCGGTCCTGAACACCCGCCACGGAAGCGAAAAAGGAGAAGAAGGACACAGGCCCCCGGGAAGCCAGAAGAAGGGGAGCCGGGCGGGGCGGGCGTAGCCGGGGGGGCGCGGAATCCCGCGGGCCCATGA
- a CDS encoding methyltransferase domain-containing protein gives MSSSKPSLVLSMLTDLDPRPGDRVLEVGAGTGWNAGLFAHRLGARNVTTIDIDPSVVRTARAALHSLSLPVEVLCGDGYAGVPARAPYDRIVATCGLRQVPFAWVEQTRPGGIILLPWGTDFSSTEGTARLAVSDDGASASGPFTGLVEFMRMRAQRLEPDTHDAYVTEDSKQDAVASTTSLAPEVFADYSPAAFAIGLRVHAMTYRRGPKEDGAHPLWLLSLTDRSWACAIFRGNQDSHTVYQSGQRRLWDEVEAAHTWWAEQGRPGCTRFGLRVDADGQQAWLDDPGNHVRQ, from the coding sequence GTGTCGTCCTCCAAGCCCTCACTCGTCCTGTCCATGCTCACCGACCTCGACCCGCGGCCCGGCGACCGCGTACTCGAGGTCGGCGCGGGCACCGGCTGGAACGCGGGACTCTTCGCGCACCGGCTCGGTGCCCGCAACGTGACCACGATCGATATCGACCCCAGCGTCGTCCGTACGGCGCGCGCCGCGCTGCACAGCCTCAGCCTGCCGGTGGAGGTCTTGTGTGGTGATGGCTACGCCGGAGTACCGGCCCGCGCCCCCTACGACCGGATCGTAGCCACCTGCGGTCTGCGCCAGGTCCCCTTCGCATGGGTGGAACAGACACGGCCGGGCGGCATCATCCTCCTCCCGTGGGGAACCGACTTCTCCTCCACCGAGGGAACCGCCCGCCTGGCCGTCAGCGACGACGGGGCGAGCGCGAGCGGCCCGTTCACCGGCCTGGTGGAGTTCATGCGCATGCGCGCGCAACGACTCGAACCAGACACCCACGACGCGTACGTCACCGAGGACAGCAAACAGGACGCCGTCGCCTCCACGACGTCCCTCGCACCGGAGGTATTCGCCGACTACTCGCCCGCAGCCTTCGCCATCGGCCTGCGCGTGCACGCCATGACCTACCGCCGCGGCCCCAAGGAGGACGGAGCCCACCCCCTCTGGCTGCTGTCTCTGACCGACCGCTCCTGGGCCTGCGCCATCTTCCGCGGCAACCAAGATTCCCACACCGTCTACCAGTCCGGGCAGCGCCGCCTGTGGGACGAGGTCGAAGCCGCGCACACCTGGTGGGCCGAGCAGGGCCGACCCGGCTGTACCCGCTTCGGCCTCCGCGTCGACGCCGACGGCCAGCAGGCATGGCTCGACGACCCCGGCAACCACGTACGGCAGTGA
- a CDS encoding transposase: protein MTPPTSRTWARRGHTPVIRVRGRPQRRFSIAALTCYKPGERSRLIFRPKWHPDHKRGGRRSFTWTDYRDLLIAAHQQLSAPLVFVWDNLNVHLDARLRAFISSHEWITSCQLPPYAPDLNPVKGIWSLVRRAGQNNIAFTDPDHLMRVLRRTLREIQYRSDVIDGCLTETGLTLTTPHPKPQ, encoded by the coding sequence ATGACGCCGCCCACCTCCCGCACCTGGGCCCGACGCGGGCATACCCCGGTGATCCGGGTGAGAGGACGCCCCCAGCGTCGCTTCTCCATCGCCGCCCTGACCTGCTACAAACCCGGCGAACGCTCCCGGCTGATCTTCAGGCCCAAGTGGCACCCCGACCATAAGCGCGGCGGCCGGCGCAGCTTCACCTGGACCGACTACCGCGACCTGCTGATCGCCGCCCACCAGCAACTCAGCGCCCCGCTTGTCTTCGTCTGGGACAACCTGAACGTCCACCTCGATGCCCGGTTACGCGCCTTCATAAGCTCTCACGAGTGGATCACCTCCTGCCAGCTGCCGCCCTACGCACCCGACCTCAACCCAGTCAAAGGCATCTGGTCACTGGTACGACGCGCCGGTCAGAACAACATCGCCTTCACCGACCCAGACCACCTGATGCGTGTCTTGCGCCGAACCCTCCGCGAGATCCAGTACCGCAGCGACGTCATCGACGGATGCCTCACCGAAACCGGACTCACCCTGACGACACCACACCCAAAACCTCAGTAA
- a CDS encoding transglycosylase SLT domain-containing protein, producing the protein MRSTISGYTRLPKVHKLSAAGIAAAGIAALAFAAVPASADERALDVKPVAWSTTASVAAEEQVRGELAQRVAGAAAQAKTDAAAARKAAADAVVKAKAEKERAEKEAASRSEDRKPVKAAPAPAAPATPAAPAPAAPVKKAYADNLDGWINEAIDVLRAKGIPASFEGVKRNIMRESTGNPRAINNWDSNAAAGIPSKGLLQIIDPTFKAYHVEGTSWDIYDPVANIAASCNYAADKYGSMDNVNSAY; encoded by the coding sequence ATGCGCTCCACCATCTCCGGCTATACCCGTCTGCCCAAGGTTCATAAGCTTTCCGCCGCCGGCATCGCCGCGGCCGGCATCGCCGCTCTCGCTTTCGCCGCGGTTCCGGCGTCCGCCGATGAGCGGGCCCTGGACGTCAAGCCTGTCGCGTGGAGCACCACCGCCTCGGTCGCCGCCGAGGAGCAGGTGCGGGGTGAGCTGGCCCAGCGTGTGGCCGGTGCCGCCGCCCAGGCCAAGACCGACGCCGCTGCCGCGCGGAAGGCCGCCGCGGATGCCGTGGTGAAGGCGAAGGCGGAGAAGGAGCGCGCGGAGAAGGAGGCCGCGAGCCGGTCCGAGGACCGTAAGCCGGTCAAGGCCGCCCCCGCCCCCGCTGCCCCCGCCACCCCGGCTGCTCCGGCTCCTGCTGCTCCGGTGAAGAAGGCTTACGCCGATAACCTGGACGGCTGGATCAACGAGGCGATCGATGTCCTGCGCGCCAAGGGCATTCCCGCTTCTTTTGAGGGCGTGAAGCGGAATATCATGCGTGAGTCGACGGGTAATCCCCGGGCGATCAACAACTGGGACTCCAACGCCGCGGCCGGTATTCCTTCGAAGGGTCTGCTGCAGATCATCGATCCGACGTTCAAGGCGTATCACGTCGAGGGCACGTCCTGGGACATCTACGACCCGGTCGCGAACATCGCCGCGTCCTGTAACTACGCGGCCGACAAGTACGGCTCGATGGACAACGTCAACTCCGCCTACTGA
- a CDS encoding antibiotic biosynthesis monooxygenase: MTRFLDFVRPAAGAVLMSEWLTGTAERSRLAADVVVDGWEAARRPSGRLAQHVFLSAGGAGLLFYAQWASDGDHLAWAGAHRAGAVSRVDTVVPGIRRSGLVRTRLMRSVVHDAEGPVGLFVVSAMAVDEVEAAVVPVPGLLGAHVHLASEGERVRVVTEWADAASYEAVITGGVGCQRYTLYRAFEDDRR, translated from the coding sequence ATGACGCGTTTTCTTGATTTTGTTCGCCCTGCTGCTGGGGCGGTTTTGATGAGTGAGTGGCTCACCGGCACGGCTGAGCGTTCGCGTTTGGCCGCTGACGTGGTGGTGGACGGGTGGGAGGCGGCCCGGAGGCCTTCCGGGCGTCTGGCGCAGCATGTTTTCCTGTCCGCGGGTGGTGCCGGTCTTCTCTTTTACGCGCAGTGGGCCAGTGACGGGGATCACTTGGCGTGGGCCGGTGCTCATCGTGCCGGGGCCGTCAGCCGCGTCGACACGGTCGTGCCCGGCATCCGGCGTTCTGGTCTTGTCCGGACTCGTCTCATGCGCAGTGTGGTTCACGACGCGGAGGGGCCGGTTGGTCTCTTCGTGGTGAGTGCGATGGCGGTGGATGAGGTGGAAGCCGCCGTCGTGCCGGTGCCGGGCCTGCTCGGGGCGCATGTCCACCTGGCATCAGAGGGTGAGCGGGTGAGGGTCGTCACCGAATGGGCCGACGCTGCCTCTTATGAGGCCGTCATCACCGGTGGGGTCGGCTGCCAGCGGTACACGCTCTACCGTGCGTTCGAGGACGATCGCCGCTAG
- a CDS encoding SMI1/KNR4 family protein: MDFLSFKDHLAVRAPLAAKALRMPASLADIQRLEADLGCELGTHLRNLLLSNDGAADDTGRFLPGGYRLLGCREIAEQHEMLCTVLDELGERMIGHWWHPQWVPFAIHVAANCLFVDMRDTDERGRVGEFLHDARAVGAWPNLPAMFAETSHALRSGTAVRDHVPVVVEGEITWE; this comes from the coding sequence ATGGATTTCTTGTCCTTCAAGGATCACTTGGCCGTGCGCGCCCCGCTTGCCGCGAAGGCGTTGCGCATGCCTGCCAGCCTGGCTGACATCCAGCGGCTGGAGGCCGATCTGGGCTGCGAGCTGGGCACGCATCTGAGGAACCTGCTCCTGAGTAATGACGGGGCGGCAGACGACACAGGCAGGTTCCTCCCTGGCGGCTACCGACTCCTGGGGTGCCGGGAGATCGCTGAACAGCACGAGATGTTGTGCACGGTGCTCGATGAGCTGGGCGAAAGGATGATCGGGCACTGGTGGCACCCGCAATGGGTCCCGTTTGCCATCCACGTGGCGGCCAACTGCCTCTTCGTCGACATGCGGGACACTGACGAGCGTGGACGGGTCGGGGAATTCCTCCACGACGCCCGTGCCGTTGGCGCCTGGCCGAACCTGCCCGCGATGTTCGCCGAGACCAGCCACGCCTTGCGATCCGGTACAGCCGTGCGCGACCACGTTCCTGTGGTGGTCGAAGGCGAAATCACGTGGGAGTGA
- a CDS encoding winged helix-turn-helix domain-containing protein, whose product MQRWRRSWQDDGPQALTSRGPAARPKLSEALLAVLEQELAKGPVAHGWPDQTWTLARIKTLIGHRFHKTLALSTIMEMLRRHGFSHQVPARRALERDEEKITGWVKDTWPQVEASRRRSGPSSSSKTRPGSR is encoded by the coding sequence GTGCAGAGGTGGCGCCGCTCCTGGCAGGACGACGGCCCACAGGCCCTGACTTCTCGGGGACCGGCGGCCCGTCCCAAGCTGAGCGAGGCCCTGTTAGCCGTGCTTGAACAGGAACTGGCAAAGGGGCCGGTCGCGCACGGCTGGCCGGACCAGACCTGGACCCTGGCGAGGATCAAGACGTTGATCGGACACCGGTTCCACAAGACTCTCGCACTGTCGACCATTATGGAGATGCTGCGGCGCCACGGCTTCAGCCACCAAGTCCCGGCCCGGCGCGCTCTGGAACGCGACGAGGAGAAAATCACCGGCTGGGTGAAGGACACGTGGCCGCAGGTGGAAGCATCGCGGCGGCGCTCGGGGCCTTCGTCGTCTTCGAAGACGAGGCCGGGCTCTCGATGA
- a CDS encoding fatty acid desaturase family protein: protein MHPSHKHTTDTGPTTTTTPVPTPTPMPTAGPVPTPAAVPAAGHAGAAGPAGAACALPAPAGASATFAELLKQVKAEGLLELRPAYYLGRLTLNTTLLAAGLAAFFLVGDSWWQIPVAAWMGLCGAQSSFLWHDAGHKAMFRGTGASAAVGYVHANLVNGVSFGWWTHHHSRHHSHPNHLALDPDIGRRTAIFDLSQYAARRRGQRLIVRYQSVLFFVLLVLESAKMQRTAVKAIAGGLPRRPVLESALILARLALYLGAVFILLSPALAVVFLVVQQAVLGVYFGLLFAPNHKGMTIRGGTPETLGWLERQVLTARNIRPNPLTDFLYGGLNYQIEHHLFPSMPRKNLPRARQLTRTYCTQHNIPYHETGFWTSYREVATYLHTISAPLRHGKVNPPLPGR, encoded by the coding sequence ATGCACCCCTCGCACAAGCACACCACCGACACCGGCCCCACCACCACAACCACCCCCGTGCCCACGCCCACCCCCATGCCCACGGCCGGCCCCGTGCCCACGCCCGCCGCCGTGCCCGCGGCCGGCCACGCGGGCGCCGCCGGCCCCGCGGGCGCGGCGTGTGCCCTGCCGGCCCCGGCCGGGGCCTCCGCCACGTTCGCGGAACTCCTCAAGCAGGTGAAGGCCGAGGGCCTGCTGGAACTGCGCCCCGCCTACTACCTGGGCCGCCTCACCCTCAACACCACCCTGCTGGCAGCGGGCCTGGCCGCGTTCTTCCTGGTGGGCGACTCCTGGTGGCAGATCCCGGTCGCCGCCTGGATGGGGCTGTGCGGGGCGCAGAGCTCCTTCCTGTGGCACGACGCCGGCCACAAGGCGATGTTCCGCGGCACAGGGGCGTCGGCGGCCGTCGGCTACGTCCACGCCAATCTCGTCAACGGCGTCAGCTTCGGCTGGTGGACCCACCACCACAGCCGCCACCACAGCCACCCCAACCACCTCGCACTCGACCCCGACATCGGCCGGCGCACCGCGATCTTCGACCTCTCCCAGTACGCGGCCCGCCGCCGCGGCCAGCGCCTGATCGTGCGCTACCAGAGCGTGCTGTTCTTCGTCCTGCTGGTCCTGGAATCCGCCAAGATGCAGCGCACCGCAGTCAAAGCCATCGCCGGCGGCCTGCCCAGACGGCCCGTACTGGAAAGCGCCCTGATCCTGGCCCGCCTGGCCCTGTACCTGGGGGCGGTCTTCATCCTGCTGTCACCCGCCCTGGCGGTGGTGTTCCTGGTGGTGCAGCAGGCTGTCCTCGGCGTCTACTTCGGGCTGCTGTTCGCCCCCAACCACAAAGGCATGACCATCCGCGGCGGCACCCCCGAAACCCTCGGCTGGCTCGAACGCCAGGTCCTCACCGCCCGCAACATCCGCCCGAACCCCCTGACCGACTTCCTCTACGGAGGCCTGAACTACCAGATCGAACACCACCTCTTCCCCTCCATGCCCCGCAAAAACCTCCCCCGCGCCCGCCAGCTCACCCGCACCTACTGCACACAACACAACATCCCCTACCACGAGACCGGCTTCTGGACCTCCTACCGCGAAGTCGCCACCTACCTCCACACAATCAGCGCACCCCTACGCCACGGCAAGGTGAACCCACCACTGCCAGGACGATGA
- a CDS encoding beta-ketoacyl-[acyl-carrier-protein] synthase family protein, whose protein sequence is MRNAAEVAVTGLGLVTPGGIGVGPSWRAVTEARPAAAWDPLLAHHRVRISCRVPGFDAAALLGARRAHRLDPFVQFALVAAREAVADAGLDPATWDGGRVGVVLGCADGGPITVEEQHRVLLGEGPARVSPLLLPRQLPNMLAGQAALEFGARGPNLVVATACASGASAVGTARDLLALDRCDIVLTGGSEAMLTPLVMAGFAQMGALSQREEDPQGASRPFDAGRDGFVAGRARASWSWSGPPTPGRAGRGCGGGSWVTGPPPTPTT, encoded by the coding sequence GTGAGGAACGCTGCCGAGGTCGCGGTCACCGGGCTGGGCCTGGTCACCCCGGGCGGGATCGGTGTCGGACCCAGCTGGCGGGCGGTGACCGAGGCCCGGCCGGCGGCGGCCTGGGACCCGCTCCTGGCGCACCACCGTGTACGGATCTCCTGCCGGGTGCCGGGCTTCGACGCCGCCGCTCTGCTGGGGGCGCGCCGCGCCCATCGTCTGGACCCTTTCGTGCAGTTCGCGCTGGTCGCCGCCCGGGAAGCGGTCGCGGACGCCGGTCTGGACCCGGCGACCTGGGACGGCGGGCGGGTGGGTGTCGTGCTGGGCTGCGCGGACGGCGGGCCTATCACCGTGGAGGAGCAGCACCGGGTGCTGCTCGGTGAGGGCCCGGCGCGTGTGTCGCCGTTGCTGCTGCCGAGGCAGCTGCCGAACATGCTGGCCGGGCAGGCCGCCCTGGAGTTCGGGGCGCGGGGCCCGAACCTGGTGGTGGCCACCGCGTGCGCGTCGGGGGCGAGCGCGGTGGGCACCGCGCGTGACCTGCTCGCCCTGGACCGGTGCGACATCGTGCTGACGGGCGGGAGCGAGGCGATGCTCACCCCGCTGGTGATGGCCGGCTTCGCGCAGATGGGGGCGCTCTCGCAGCGTGAGGAGGACCCCCAGGGTGCGTCGCGGCCCTTCGATGCGGGCCGGGACGGGTTCGTGGCCGGGAGGGCGCGGGCATCCTGGTCCTGGAGCGGGCCGCCGACGCCCGGGCGCGCGGGGCGCGGGTGCGGGGGCGGATCGTGGGTTACGGGGCCTCCGCCGACGCCCACCACCTGA